A genomic segment from Gavia stellata isolate bGavSte3 chromosome 6, bGavSte3.hap2, whole genome shotgun sequence encodes:
- the LOC104259653 gene encoding lysozyme C, milk isozyme-like translates to MGSHRLLLQLLALLTTVTKAKVFSRCELAHILQEEGLDGYGGYSLTDWLCMAFYESTFNTAAQSIKADGSADYGIFQISSQLWCTDDRRPSDDGCRIACRDLLSSNITDDIICAKRIVRNPPGMNAWEGWAMHCKGRDLSEWVEGCDL, encoded by the exons aTGGGGTCTCaccggctgctgctgcagctgctggcctTGCTGACCACGGTCACCAAAGCCAAGGTGTTCAGCCGGTGCGAGCTGGCTCACATACTCCAGGAAGAGGGGCTGGATGGCTACGGGGGCTACAGCCTCACCGACT GGCTCTGCATGGCCTTTTATGAAAGCACCTTCAACACGGCAGCTCAGAGCATCAAAGCGGACGGCAGCGCAGACTACGGCATCTTCCAGATCAGCAGCCAGCTGTGGTGCACCGACGACCGCAGGCCCTCGGATGACGGCTGCAGGATCGCTTGCAGGG ATCTGCTATCCAGTAACATAACTGATGACATCATCTGTGCCAAAAGAATTGTGAGAAACCCACCGGGAATGAATGCCTG GGAGGGCTGGGCAATGCACTGCAAGGGACGAGACCTGTCTGAGTGGGTGGAAGGATGTGACCTGTGA